The Rhizoctonia solani chromosome 4, complete sequence genome contains a region encoding:
- a CDS encoding Retrotransposable element Tf2 protein — translation MKSLAKEWVECCPVCQANQRAHAPVISLKPLEVPPYPFHTISYNFITGFPKSQGHNAILVVIDLFSKFGHFIPTSKRVTAKGLADLFVTHIWKLHGLPIKTVSDRGTTFTGKLLRALYQRLGIKPSFSLSYHPKSDGQTERVNQFIKFYLCSYIAADHSDWAKWLPLVEYANNNAKHAATRKTPFELVYGQNPVMNPSNVPANVPEADTVADTLAQEWKEAKAALRMSKERMTRDKGTTPEFSIGKKVWLDGKNIELRTSSNKLDPKRLGPFEVTEKVSSHAYHLKLPGTLKIHDVFYVGLLSKSHKSPSQPFPERPPPETIEGEEEYKVEQIIDSKRQQGKWFYLIKWKGYGPGDNSWEPEELLEHSQDKIKCFNQAKLKKACDAAKSL, via the coding sequence atgaagtccttggcaaaagaatgggttgaatgttGCCCtgtatgccaagccaatcaacgCGCCCATGCCCCTGTGATCTCCCTGAAACCTTTGGAAGTCCCACCATACCCTTTTCACACCATTTCCTACAATTTTATCACAGGATTTCCAAAATCCCAGGGTCACAATGCTATTTTGGTGGTTATTGACTTGTTCTCaaaatttggccatttcatccccacttccaaAAGAGTCACTGCAAAGGGTCTTGCAGACTTATTTGTAACCCACATTTGGAAGCTTCATGGATTACCTATAAAAACCGTCTCAGATAGAGGGACCACATTCACTGGGAAATTATTAAGGgcactgtaccaacgccttgggatCAAACCATCATTCTCTTTGTCCTACCACCCCAAATCtgatggacagacagaaagGGTTAACCAGTTTATCAAATTCTACCTATGTTCTTACATTGCAGCAGATCACTCAGACTGGGCCAAATGGCTACCACTAGTAGAATACGCCAACAATAATGCCAAGCACGCAGCAACCAGAAAAACACCCTTTGAACTAGTTTATGGACAAAATCCAGTCATGAACCCATCAAATGTCCCAGccaatgtaccagaagcagacacAGTAGCGGACACACTGgcacaagaatggaaggaagccaaaGCAGCCCTTAGGATGAGCAAGGAGAGAATGACAAGAGACAAAGGAACAACCCCAGAGTTTTCTattggcaaaaaagtctggctagatggaaagaACATAGAACTAAGGACCAGTTCAAACAAGCTAGACCCCAAACGCCTGGGACCTTTTGAAGTCACAGAAAAAGTttccagccacgcctaccaCCTGAAACTCCCAGGAactctgaaaatccatgacgttTTCTATGTGGGGTTATTGTCCAAGTCCcacaaatccccaagtcaaccctTCCCAGAAAGAcctcctcctgaaacaatagaaggagaagaagaatacaaagtggaacaaatcattgactccaagagacaacagggaaaatggttttacttgataaaatggaaaggctatggaCCTGGAGAtaactcctgggaaccagaagaactacttgaacacagccaggacaAAATCAAGTGCTTTAACCAAGCaaaactgaaaaaggcttgtgatgctgccaagagcctttaa
- a CDS encoding Retrotransposable element Tf2 protein, translating into MNPSQVQGNVLEVDQVAETLAKEWKEVESALWMSKERMAGTRGIIPEYSIGEKVWLDTKNVEIRSNSNKLDPKCLSPFEATKKISSHTYCLRLPETLKIHNIFYEGLLSKSHESPSQPFPERPPPEIIEGEEEYKVEQIIDSKRQKGKWFYLIKWKGYGAEDNSWEPEELLEHSQEEIQCFNKLQLRKACDSAKSL; encoded by the coding sequence ATGAACCCCTCTCAAGTCCAAGGAAATGTACTAGAGGTGGATCAAGTAGCAGAAACCCTAGCtaaagaatggaaggaagtggaatcaGCCCTTtggatgagcaaggaaaggaTGGCAGGCACCAGAGGAATAATCCCAGAATACTCCATTggggaaaaagtctggctagacACAAAAAATGTAGAAATCAGATCCAATTCAAACAAACTGGACCCAAAATGTCTAAGCCCCTTTGAAgcaaccaagaaaatctctaGCCACACCTACTGCCTAAGGTTACCAGAGACCCTCAAAATCCACAACATATTCTATGAGGGCTTATTATCAAAATCACATGAAtcaccaagtcaaccattcccagaaagaccccctcctgaaataatagaaggggaagaagagtacaaagtgGAACAGATAATTGACTCAAAAAGACAaaaagggaaatggttttacctgatcaaatggaaaggatatggagCAGAGgataactcatgggaacctgaGGAGCTACTAGAacatagccaggaggagatccaatgcttcaacaagttgcaactgagaaaggcttgtgactctgccaagagcctttaa